The Xanthomonas sp. CFBP 8443 genome has a window encoding:
- a CDS encoding L,D-transpeptidase family protein produces the protein MLLCAAVAGPGLAGTATADTAPPALQQARQLVLVVAPDWDSPRGQLQAFERTAQGWRAHGQRFDVALGRNGSAWGLGLHPAQADGPQKREGDGRSPAGIFTVGEAFGYAQRIDSALPYQPMRQSSYCIDVPDSPLYNRIVDADRVGAEAVAGSTEPMRLDLHHDGDRRYEEGFVIGHNPQARPGAGSCIFAHLWRAPGEATAGCTAMEPADMQRLLAWLRPDAAPLFVLLPRKDYARLRTAWTLPAAEPAP, from the coding sequence ATGCTGCTGTGCGCCGCCGTCGCCGGCCCCGGCCTGGCCGGTACCGCCACCGCCGACACCGCACCGCCGGCACTGCAGCAGGCGCGCCAGCTGGTGCTGGTGGTGGCGCCGGACTGGGACAGCCCGCGCGGCCAGCTGCAGGCGTTCGAACGCACCGCGCAGGGCTGGCGCGCGCACGGCCAGCGCTTCGACGTGGCGCTCGGCCGCAACGGCAGCGCCTGGGGCCTGGGCCTGCATCCGGCGCAGGCCGACGGCCCGCAGAAGCGCGAAGGCGACGGCCGCAGCCCGGCCGGGATCTTCACCGTCGGCGAGGCCTTCGGCTACGCGCAGCGTATCGACAGCGCGCTGCCCTACCAACCGATGCGGCAGAGCAGCTATTGCATCGACGTGCCCGATTCGCCGCTGTACAACCGCATCGTCGACGCCGACCGGGTCGGCGCCGAGGCGGTCGCCGGCTCGACCGAACCGATGCGCCTGGACCTGCACCACGACGGCGATCGCCGCTACGAGGAAGGCTTCGTGATCGGCCACAACCCGCAGGCACGGCCCGGCGCCGGCAGCTGCATCTTCGCCCACCTGTGGCGCGCGCCGGGCGAAGCCACCGCCGGCTGCACCGCGATGGAACCGGCCGACATGCAGCGCCTGCTGGCCTGGCTGCGGCCGGACGCCGCGCCGCTGTTCGTGCTGCTACCTCGCAAGGACTACGCGCGGCTGCGCACCGCCTGGACGCTGCCCGCGGCGGAGCCGGCACCGTGA
- a CDS encoding SH3 domain-containing protein, translating into MNTMRGLCLLLAAALSGPVLAASADDTVPFQLHASQLQADYWIARLPAAQRPLLDAAQVQAFNAHLLRHDASMHDLQALPDRYSAEQVRAQVLALSASPTRTLFDASGTALDAAQLAALHSALALDAVPAQVAPRYALVVRRADLRTFPTRQRAFSGRDDHDIDRFQESALYPGTAVAILHASGDGQWLFVLAPNYAAWIERDRVAEGERAAVLDYARRTPRLVVTGARALTAFTPELQAASQVALDMGSMLPLREDWPAQQLVNGQSPLAAYVVQLPLRGDDGRLRLAPALVPRGADVATAPLPATQRNLLRQAFKFLGERYGWGNDYDARDCSGFVSDVYRSLGIALPRNTGDQARSPSLAAVPYAAAAPLAQRQRALAQLQVGDLVYIPGHVMMVIGHDRGHTWMIHDVAGASYRDASGQLQRVRLNGVSVTPLEPMLLGDGTPFIDRITRIQRVRPVATE; encoded by the coding sequence CTTGCTGCTGGCCGCAGCGCTGAGCGGCCCGGTGCTGGCGGCAAGCGCCGACGACACGGTGCCGTTCCAGTTGCACGCCAGCCAGTTGCAGGCGGACTACTGGATCGCGCGCCTGCCCGCGGCGCAACGCCCGCTACTCGACGCGGCGCAGGTGCAGGCCTTCAACGCGCATCTGCTGCGCCACGATGCGTCGATGCACGACCTGCAGGCGCTGCCCGACCGCTACAGCGCAGAACAGGTGCGCGCGCAGGTGCTGGCGCTGTCGGCATCGCCGACGCGCACGCTCTTCGACGCGAGCGGCACCGCGCTCGACGCCGCGCAGCTGGCGGCCTTGCACTCCGCGCTCGCCCTGGACGCGGTCCCCGCGCAAGTCGCGCCGCGTTACGCGCTGGTGGTGCGCCGCGCCGACCTGCGCACCTTCCCCACCCGGCAACGCGCGTTCAGCGGCCGCGACGACCACGACATCGACCGCTTTCAGGAATCGGCGCTGTATCCCGGCACCGCGGTGGCGATCCTGCACGCCAGCGGCGACGGTCAATGGCTGTTCGTGCTGGCGCCGAACTATGCAGCGTGGATCGAACGCGATCGCGTCGCCGAAGGCGAACGCGCCGCGGTGCTGGACTACGCGCGGCGCACGCCGCGGCTGGTGGTGACAGGCGCCCGCGCGCTGACCGCGTTCACCCCGGAACTGCAGGCCGCGTCGCAGGTAGCGCTGGACATGGGCAGCATGCTGCCGCTGCGCGAAGACTGGCCGGCGCAACAGCTGGTCAACGGCCAGTCGCCATTGGCCGCGTACGTGGTGCAACTGCCGTTGCGCGGCGACGACGGCCGGCTGCGGCTGGCGCCCGCGCTGGTGCCGCGCGGCGCCGATGTCGCCACCGCGCCGCTGCCGGCCACCCAACGCAACCTGCTGCGGCAAGCGTTCAAGTTTCTCGGCGAGCGCTACGGCTGGGGCAACGACTACGATGCGCGCGACTGCAGCGGCTTCGTCTCCGACGTCTACCGCAGCCTGGGCATCGCCCTGCCGCGCAATACCGGCGACCAGGCGCGCAGCCCCAGCCTCGCCGCCGTGCCCTACGCCGCTGCCGCGCCGCTGGCGCAACGGCAGCGGGCGCTGGCGCAGCTGCAGGTCGGCGACCTGGTCTACATCCCCGGCCACGTGATGATGGTGATCGGCCACGACCGCGGCCACACCTGGATGATCCACGACGTGGCCGGCGCCAGCTACCGCGACGCGAGCGGCCAATTGCAGCGCGTGCGCCTCAACGGCGTCTCGGTGACCCCGCTGGAGCCGATGCTGCTGGGCGACGGCACGCCCTTCATCGACCGCATCACCCGCATCCAACGCGTCCGCCCGGTCGCCACCGAATGA
- a CDS encoding PQQ-dependent sugar dehydrogenase, protein MQRSLLGLACALAVSLAVSAAHAAPATKTAERRGDWPFSATPFATFNEPWAMSFLPDGSALVSEKRGTLKRFDPASGRTGTVSGVPAVAYGGQGGFGDVLPHPGFAQNGWVYLSYAEAGSGDTRGGAVARAKLTLDGNGGGALSQLKVIWRQQPKVSGQGHYGHRLAFGPDGKLWISSSERQKFDPAQDMSGNLGKIVRLNDDGSVPADNPFARRGGVAAQVWSLGHRNVLGLAFDAKGQLWEHEMGPAGGDELNLIQRGANYGYPIVSNGDHYDGRPIPDHNTRPEFAAPKVSWTPVISPAGFVIYSGSVFPQWRGNGFIGGLSSQSLVRIEFNGENAREAARYDMGKRIREVEQGPDGALWLLEDGSGGRLLKLQPLES, encoded by the coding sequence ATGCAACGTTCTCTCCTGGGCCTGGCCTGTGCGTTGGCAGTGAGTCTGGCCGTGTCCGCGGCGCACGCGGCGCCGGCGACCAAGACGGCGGAACGGCGCGGCGACTGGCCGTTCTCGGCCACGCCGTTCGCCACCTTCAACGAGCCTTGGGCGATGAGCTTCCTGCCCGACGGCAGCGCCCTGGTCAGCGAGAAGCGCGGCACGCTGAAGCGCTTCGATCCGGCCAGCGGCCGCACCGGCACGGTCAGCGGCGTGCCCGCGGTCGCCTACGGCGGCCAGGGCGGATTCGGCGACGTGCTGCCGCACCCGGGCTTCGCCCAGAACGGCTGGGTCTATCTGAGCTACGCCGAGGCCGGCAGCGGCGACACCCGCGGCGGCGCGGTGGCGCGCGCGAAGCTGACCCTGGACGGCAATGGCGGCGGCGCGCTGTCGCAGCTGAAGGTGATCTGGCGCCAGCAGCCCAAGGTGTCCGGCCAGGGCCACTATGGCCATCGCCTGGCGTTCGGGCCGGACGGCAAGCTGTGGATCAGCTCCAGCGAGCGGCAGAAGTTCGATCCGGCGCAGGACATGAGCGGCAACCTGGGCAAGATCGTGCGCCTCAACGACGACGGCAGCGTGCCGGCCGACAACCCGTTCGCGCGCCGCGGCGGCGTCGCGGCGCAGGTGTGGTCGCTCGGCCACCGCAACGTGCTCGGCCTCGCCTTCGACGCCAAGGGCCAGCTGTGGGAACACGAGATGGGCCCGGCCGGCGGCGACGAACTGAACCTGATCCAGCGCGGCGCCAATTACGGCTATCCGATCGTCTCCAACGGCGACCATTACGACGGCCGGCCGATCCCCGATCACAACACGCGCCCGGAGTTCGCCGCGCCGAAGGTCAGCTGGACCCCGGTGATCTCGCCGGCCGGCTTCGTCATCTACAGCGGCAGCGTGTTCCCACAATGGCGCGGCAACGGCTTCATCGGCGGGCTGTCCTCGCAGTCGCTGGTGCGGATCGAGTTCAACGGCGAGAACGCGCGCGAAGCGGCGCGCTACGACATGGGCAAGCGCATCCGCGAGGTGGAGCAGGGGCCGGACGGCGCGCTGTGGCTCTTGGAAGATGGCAGCGGTGGGCGTTTGTTGAAGCTGCAGCCGCTGGAGAGTTGA
- a CDS encoding APC family permease, whose translation MSNAPEPSLVRAVSRWQIVGLSINDVIGSGIYLLPAATAALLGPMSLWAVLLAGLAVGLLVLCYAQAASYFDEPGGSYLYAREAFGRFAGFEIGWMIWLTRISSAAALGNGLADAVVRFWPAAAGGGARLAIVVGSLGLLTAINVIGVKSAARTGVALVIGKLVPLLLFVAIGLFYVDWSWAFSGQAPDARDFGNMGEAALLLLFAYAGFENIPAAAGEYRNPRRDVPFALITMIVTVTLIYAAVQVVAQGTLANVAQSATPLADAASGFGGEALALILTVGATISILGTTSNTVMLGPRFLFALAQDGYGPAFLARVHPRFRTPAAAILLQGVLSLALALSGSFVQLALLSMVTRLFAYIGTAAAVLVLARRYGDRPGALHLPGGPLIPLAALLLALALLLSASWQNLAAAGVALLVGALFYCFPRKGAA comes from the coding sequence GTGAGCAACGCGCCCGAACCGAGTCTGGTCCGCGCGGTCAGCCGCTGGCAGATCGTCGGCCTGTCGATCAACGACGTGATCGGCAGCGGCATCTACCTGCTGCCCGCCGCCACCGCTGCGCTGCTCGGGCCGATGAGCCTGTGGGCGGTGCTGCTGGCCGGGCTGGCGGTGGGCTTGCTGGTGCTGTGCTACGCGCAGGCCGCCAGCTATTTCGACGAACCCGGCGGCAGTTATCTGTATGCGCGCGAGGCATTCGGCCGCTTCGCCGGTTTCGAGATCGGCTGGATGATCTGGCTGACCCGGATCAGTTCGGCCGCCGCGCTCGGCAACGGCCTGGCCGATGCGGTGGTGCGCTTTTGGCCGGCCGCGGCCGGCGGCGGCGCACGCCTGGCGATCGTGGTCGGCTCGCTCGGCCTGCTCACCGCGATCAACGTGATCGGAGTGAAATCGGCCGCGCGCACCGGCGTGGCGCTGGTGATCGGCAAGCTGGTGCCGCTGCTGCTGTTCGTGGCGATCGGCCTGTTCTACGTGGACTGGTCGTGGGCGTTCTCCGGCCAGGCGCCGGATGCGCGCGACTTCGGCAACATGGGCGAGGCGGCGTTGCTGCTGCTGTTCGCCTACGCCGGCTTCGAGAACATCCCCGCCGCCGCCGGCGAATACCGCAATCCGCGCCGCGACGTACCGTTCGCGCTGATCACCATGATCGTCACCGTCACCCTGATCTACGCCGCGGTGCAGGTGGTCGCGCAGGGCACGCTGGCGAACGTGGCGCAGTCGGCGACGCCGTTGGCCGATGCCGCCAGCGGCTTCGGCGGCGAAGCGCTGGCGCTGATCCTCACCGTCGGCGCCACCATCTCCATCCTCGGCACCACCAGCAACACGGTGATGCTGGGGCCGCGCTTCCTGTTCGCGCTCGCGCAGGACGGCTACGGACCGGCGTTCCTGGCCCGCGTGCATCCGCGCTTCCGCACCCCGGCCGCGGCGATCCTGCTGCAGGGCGTGCTGTCGCTGGCGTTGGCGCTGTCCGGCTCGTTCGTGCAGCTGGCGCTGCTGTCGATGGTCACCCGCCTGTTCGCCTACATCGGCACCGCCGCGGCGGTGCTGGTGCTGGCACGGCGCTACGGCGACCGTCCCGGCGCGCTGCATCTGCCGGGCGGCCCGCTGATCCCGCTGGCGGCGCTGCTGCTGGCATTGGCGCTGCTGCTCAGCGCCAGCTGGCAGAACCTGGCCGCGGCCGGCGTGGCGCTGCTGGTCGGCGCGCTGTTCTACTGCTTCCCGCGCAAGGGCGCGGCGTAA
- a CDS encoding dipeptide epimerase, protein MKITDIRLGMLRVPLKTPFKTALRTVETVEDVIVLVHTDSGHIGYGEAPATAPITGDTHGSIVAAIDGFIKPRLLGEDVANLNRLTGLIQGALERNGSAKAAVEIAVYDLWAQLYGAPLYKMLGGGTPAIATDITISVDAVDKMVSDALSALARGFTALKIKVGKDIDVDIERVKAIHAAVDGRALLRLDANQGWTPKQAVYAMRTLEDAGVALELLEQPVKASDIDGLKYVTERVNTPVMADESVFAPAQVFDLIQRRAADIINIKLMKAGGLSNAIRIADIAALYGVQCMIGCMLESSISVAAAVHLAVAKADVITKVDLDGPSLGLFNPVEGGVIFNDSQITITDAPGLGIREIRGLELLPPRG, encoded by the coding sequence ATGAAGATCACCGATATCCGCCTGGGCATGCTGCGCGTGCCGCTGAAGACCCCGTTCAAGACCGCGCTGCGCACCGTGGAAACGGTCGAGGACGTGATCGTGCTGGTCCACACCGACAGCGGCCACATCGGCTATGGCGAAGCGCCGGCGACCGCACCGATCACCGGCGACACCCACGGCTCGATCGTCGCGGCGATCGACGGCTTCATCAAGCCGCGCCTGCTCGGCGAGGACGTCGCCAACCTCAACCGGTTGACCGGGCTGATCCAGGGCGCGCTGGAGCGCAACGGCAGCGCCAAGGCCGCGGTGGAGATCGCGGTCTACGACCTGTGGGCGCAGCTGTACGGCGCGCCGCTGTACAAGATGCTCGGCGGCGGCACGCCGGCCATCGCCACCGACATCACCATCAGCGTGGACGCCGTCGACAAGATGGTGAGCGATGCGCTGTCGGCGCTCGCGCGCGGCTTCACTGCGCTGAAGATCAAGGTCGGCAAGGACATCGACGTGGACATCGAGCGGGTCAAGGCGATCCACGCCGCAGTCGACGGCCGCGCGCTGCTGCGCCTGGATGCCAACCAGGGCTGGACGCCGAAGCAGGCGGTGTACGCGATGCGCACGCTGGAAGACGCCGGGGTGGCGCTGGAGCTGCTGGAGCAGCCGGTCAAAGCCTCGGACATCGATGGCCTGAAGTACGTGACCGAGCGGGTGAACACGCCGGTGATGGCCGACGAGAGCGTATTCGCGCCGGCGCAGGTCTTCGACCTGATCCAGCGCCGCGCGGCGGACATCATCAACATCAAGCTGATGAAGGCCGGCGGGCTGTCCAACGCGATCCGCATCGCCGACATCGCGGCGCTGTACGGGGTGCAATGCATGATCGGCTGCATGCTCGAGTCGAGCATCAGCGTGGCGGCGGCGGTGCACTTGGCGGTGGCCAAGGCGGACGTCATCACCAAGGTGGACCTGGACGGCCCATCACTGGGCCTGTTCAACCCGGTGGAGGGTGGGGTGATCTTCAACGACTCGCAGATCACCATCACCGACGCGCCTGGCCTGGGCATCCGCGAGATCCGCGGCCTGGAGCTGCTGCCCCCGCGAGGGTGA